From the Phyllopteryx taeniolatus isolate TA_2022b chromosome 16, UOR_Ptae_1.2, whole genome shotgun sequence genome, one window contains:
- the aatka gene encoding serine/threonine-protein kinase LMTK1 isoform X1, whose product MLFALHVTVMSSAFFNPSFAFSSHFDTDGAPLSELSWPSSLAVVVVSFSGLFAFVVLMLACLCCKKGDIGFKEFDNAEGEEYQADLSPSSHNGPEVYILPLTEVSLPVSKQPGRSIQLLKSSDLGRHSLLYLKEIGHGWFGKVLLGEVSVGLSTTQVVVKELKASASVQDQMQFLEEIQPYRSLQHPALLQCLAQCSEVTPYLLVMEFCPLGDLKSYLCSCRLSDSETPEPLILQRMACDVASGLLHLHKNNFIHSDLALRNCLLTSEMSVKIGDYGLSHSLFKEDYYFTQDQIWVPLRWIAPELIDEVHGNLLVVDQTKASNIWSLGVTVWELLELGEQPYRQYTDRQVLTYAVREQQLKLPKPQLQFPIAERWYEVMQFCWLQPELRPSSEEVHLLLTYLCAKGSSEADEDFEERWNALRPNLLGSPCHTAAPAPLVLTPPLAEAHGLGRTQAGEPASSASSSFPLLERFSDSFHSDAGDDLLTVTETSHGLNFEYKWEQARAEQPYCSLSTSGPLGQVNPHYQDMYYSSNASTSGGCRTETSPSYYEPEHPGVVPVLSAHSPSVSSDYYIRIEDTECHINSDDNVVDLSPVLKAGNSGLSPESQTSSPLAQLNAYWSSVDSAKSTVYDSDSSPTLQLTMEPLLSPVMLNQSNANTLSFQADTDYCESVRLASLSDPEHSNVGHPVASSENKPSLKQATSSPSLGLCDPYLEAEGGSGMLHESCRTTTGSLRKTLPIVNHMSIDVETGAGLLVGCQRRGDCDDAAFSEEEVTNWTSNHSANNNIPNFGNNNRDRMENYLELQYNVHCKMTEVWSLTKDTTKTFCSSRTNKEEGEQQESACNAASKLKELGSYIHLSHQDSAGENNLANFQSPNCLASESGRENDKKLLLKGERLHSKPKIIPTGVSALRDIRLTYPHLDGSRKLTSGFGIRDSSATLVELGDYSEEDDDFTDITSSIFTDFNLDYADVQDGELSPLKNPEGTRDSVDTINISSSVASTCDQAFSPDSFNTPAQPKSLDSGYGTENNGSPEFMFKELVGPRTAATGLVLQVGVRQNLTCASEVRLKDTTDKNPFRDSAYFSDYDTENDKSPWEEGGKFFASPSKHEMYAGKLSSSRDPITREFISVDLNQRQSCFLTRPSETNSSHPLFTPGLSMLSPFPVQMGGCLTKEAAPDCDDLELESEHQEEPCSELSSSADSELSSAVQEASTNYQDGSNRSEDCCHVQILCTDSTVSDYKDDEPKENENTDQSTEEEELPECNHVEALPDRGDTVGINEEDFEDIDAEECDSQDSSYEASNGAADMASASSLLELCGEAVRAPLEEAEDEDDSDDSESDEDLLTYSIPEEDSEGSDEDLTAVPVVVSDGSRARHLRSLLKMPTLLTQSFCEELERKKKAVSFFDDVTVFLFDQESPTGELVDYSFSTEEGSSGKGTLDETTSNPDENTSDVDETPSKPDVLTSENPCKLEACETECNAEETDGDSAEQGFDWEDDLAFEQRRTLPDNTAEPVSPSSSPEVPKSASTALNRFMVSRFSITHVSDTTEATRNAEDCPKD is encoded by the exons ATGCTCTTTGCCCTGCACGTGACTGTCATGTCGTCAGCGTTTTTCAATCCCAGTTTTGCCTTCAGCTCCCACTTTGACACAG ACGGGGCGCCGCTGAGCGAGCTGTCGTGGCCGTCGTCGCTGGCCGTGGTGGTGGTCTCCTTCTCCGGCCTGTTCGCCTTCGTCGTCCTCATGCTGGCCTGCCTGTGCTGCAAGAAGGGCGACATCGGCTTCAAG gAGTTTGACAACGCCGAGGGCGAGGAGTACCAGGCGGACCTCTCGCCTTCGTCCCACAATGGGCCCGAGGTGTACATCTTGCCCCTCACCGAGGTCTCGCTGCCCGTCTCCAAGCAGCCCGGCAGATCCA tccaGCTTCTGAAATCATCAGACCTCGGCCGCCATAGTTTACTCTATCTCAAGGAGATTGGCCACGGCTGGTTTGGCAAG GTGCTGCTGGGTGAAGTCAGCGTGGGTCTCAGCACCACCCAGGTGGTGGTGAAGGAGCTGAAGGCCAGCGCAAGTGTCCAGGACCAGATGCAGTTCCTGGAAGAGATCCAGCCATATCG GAGCTTGCAGCACCCCGCCCTCTTGCAATGCTTGGCCCAGTGCTCGGAGGTCACTCCTTATCTGCTGGTCATGGAGTTTTGCCCTCTG GGTGACCTGAAAAGCTATCTCTGCAGTTGCCGACTGTCAGACTCCGAAACCCCCGAGCCGCTCATCCTCCAGCGAATGGCGTGCGACGTCGCTTCAGGACTTTTACACCTCCACAAGAATAACTTCATACACAG TGACCTAGCCCTGCGGAACTGCCTGCTCACATCAGAAATGTCAGTGAAAATCGGCGACTATGGCCTTTCTCACAGTCTGTTTAAG GAGGACTATTATTTCACACAAGACCAGATATGGGTGCCCCTACGCTGGATCGCACCCGAGCTCATAGACGAAGTCCATGGGAACCTGCTGGTTGTTGACCAGACCAAAGCAAGTAACATATG GTCGTTGGGCGTGACTGTGTGGGAGCTGCTTGAGCTCGGAGAGCAGCCATACAGACAGTACACAGACAGACAGGTGCTGACGTACGCCGTGCGAGAACAGCAGCTCAAACTTCCAAAACCACAGCTCCAGTTCCCCATCGCCGAGCGCTG GTATGAGGTAATGCAGTTTTGCTGGTTGCAGCCAGAGCTGAGACCGAGCAGCGAGGAAGTTCACCTCCTGCTCACATACTTGTGTGCCAAAGGCTCCAGCGAAGCCGATGAGGATTTCGAAGAACGCTGGAATGCCTTGAGACCGAATTTGCTCGGCAGCCCCTGCCACACAGCTGCGCCCGCACCCCTTGTCCTCACCCCACCACTGGCCGAGGCCCACGGCCTGGGCCGCACCCAGGCAGGTGAGCCGGCCTCGTCTGCCTCGTCCTCCTTCCCCCTGCTGGAGCGCTTCTCCGACAGCTTTCACTCAGACGCGGGGGACGACTTGCTGACCGTCACGGAGACAAGCCACGGTCTCAACTTTGAGTACAAGTGGGAGCAAGCCCGAGCTGAGCAGCCCTACTGCTCGTTGTCCACCAGCGGCCCTCTTGGCCAAGTGAACCCACACTACCAAGATATGTACTATTCAAGCAATGCAAGCACCTCAGGTGGCTGTAGGACTGAGACATCCCCATCCTATTATGAACCTGAGCATCCAGGAGTAGTCCCTGTGTTGAGCGCCCACAGCCCTTCTGTCAGCAGCGACTATTATATCCGCATAGAAGACACAGAGTGTCACATTAACTCGGACGACAATGTCGTAGACTTAAGTCCTGTGCTGAAGGCTGGCAATTCTGGGTTGTCTCCTGAAAGTCAGACTAGTTCACCTTTAGCACAACTGAATGCTTACTGGTCATCTGTAGACAGCGCCAAATCAACAGTCTATGATTCCGATTCAAGCCCAACTTTGCAGCTAACCATGGAGCCGCTGCTTAGCCCTGTGATGTTAAACCAGTCCAATGCTAACACCTTATCCTTTCAAGCAGACACTGACTACTGTGAATCCGTACGCCTTGCCAGTCTGTCTGACCCAGAGCACTCCAACGTTGGTCATCCGGTGGCATCGTCAGAAAATAAGCCTAGTCTGAAACAAGCGACCAGCAGCCCAAGCTTAGGGTTGTGTGACCCCTACCTTGAAGCCGAAGGCGGCAGCGGCATGCTTCATGAAAGCTGCCGTACCACAACGGGATCCCTTCGGAAGACACTACCCATCGTAAACCACATGAGTATAGATGTTGAAACGGGTGCCGGCCTGCTGGTAGGCTGTCAGAGGCGTGGGGATTGCGACGATGCCGCTTTCTCTGAGGAAGAAGTCACAAACTGGACCTCAAACCATTCTGCCAACAATAATATCCCAAACTTTGGCAACAACAATAGAGACAGGATGGAGAATTATCTTGAGCTTCAGTATAATGTGCACTGTAAAATGACAGAAGTGTGGTCTTTGACCAAAGACACAACCAAAACCTTCTGCAGTTCCAGGACTAATAAAGAGGAGGGAGAACAACAGGAATCTGCTTGCAATGCTGCCAGCAAACTAAAAGAACTTGGGTCATACATTCACTTGAGTCACCAAGACAGTGCAGGGGAAAACAACTTGGCCAATTTCCAAAGTCCTAATTGTCTTGCAAGTGAGAGTGGCCGAGAAAATGACAAGAAACTGTTACTGAAAGGAGAGAGACTGCATTCTAAGCCCAAGATAATACCAACAGGTGTCTCTGCTCTCAGAGACATAAGGCTAACTTATCCACACTTGGATGGTAGCAGAAAGTTGACAAGTGGATTTGGGATTAGAGACTCCAGTGCTACCCTGGTGGAGCTCGGAGACTACAGTGAGGAAGATGACGACTTTACAGATATCACGTCAAGCATCTTTACAGACTTCAACCTCGACTACGCGGACGTGCAGGACGGAGAGCTAAGTCCGCTGAAGAACCCAGAGGGAACTCGCGACTCTGTAGATACCATTAACATTTCATCATCCGTGGCAAGCACCTGTGACCAAGCCTTCAGCCCAGACTCCTTCAATACTCCTGCCCAGCCCAAATCCCTGGATAGTGGCTACGGCACAGAAAACAATGGATCTCCAGAGTTTATGTTTAAAGAGCTTGTAGGCCCCCGAACAGCTGCAACTGGACTTGTTCTGCAAGTGGGTGTGCGTCAAAATCTCACTTGCGCCTCAGAGGTCCGCTTAAAGGACACGACTGATAAAAACCCATTCCGGGACTCTGCTTATTTCTCTGACTACGATACTGAAAACGACAAAAGCCCTTGGGAGGAAGGCGGTAAATTCTTTGCAAGTCCAAGTAAACATGAGATGTATGCCGGAAAACTGAGCTCTTCCAGagatccaatcacaagagagTTTATTAGCGTGGACTTAAATCAAAGACAAAGTTGCTTCTTGACAAGACCGTCAGAGACAAACTCTTCCCATCCTCTTTTCACACCTGGGCTGTCCATGTTGTCACCATTTCCTGTTCAGATGGGTGGATGCCTGACCAAAGAGGCAGCCCCTGACTGTGACGACCTGGAGTTGGAGTCAGAGCACCAAGAGGAGCCGTGCTCAGAGCTTAGCTCATCTGCTGACTCTGAACTCTCCTCCGCCGTCCAGGAGGCCTCAACAAACTACCAGGACGGAAGCAACAGATCTGAAGACTGTTGCCACGTACAGATTTTGTGCACAGACTCCACTGTGTCTGATTACAAAGATGATGAACCCAAAGAGAACGAAAACACAGATCAATCCACAGAGGAGGAAGAGCTCCCAGAATGCAATCACGTGGAAGCACTGCCGGACAGAGGGGACACAGTCGGGATAAACGAGGAAGACTTTGAGGACATTGACGCCGAGGAATGCGACTCACAGGACAGCTCGTACGAAGCGTCCAACGGCGCCGCTGACATGGCGTCCGCCTCGTCGCTGTTGGAGCTGTGCGGAGAAGCTGTAAGAGCCCCACTGGAGGAGGCAGAGGACGAGGACGACTCCGACGACAGCGAGTCAGACGAAGACTTGCTGACGTACAGCATTCCGGAGGAAGACAGCGAGGGGAGCGATGAGGATTTGACCGCAGTGCCGGTGGTGGTAAGCGACGGTAGCAGGGCGAGGCATCTCCGCAGCCTCCTAAAGATGCCAACGCTCCTCACTCAGTCATTCTGCGAGGAGCtagagaggaagaaaaaggcGGTGTCCTTCTTTGATGACGTCAcagttttcctctttgaccAG GAGAGCCCAACTGGAGAACTGGTCGACTACAGCTTCTCCACTGAAGAGGGGTCCAGCGGGAAGGGGACACTGGACGAAACCACCTCCAACCCAGATGAAAACACCTCCGACGTGGATGAAACACCTTCCAAGCCGGATGTGTTGACATCTGAAAACCCCTGCAAACTTGAAGCCTGTGAGACAGAGTGCAATGCTGAGGAAACAGACGGTGACAGTGCGGAGCAAG GTTTTGACTGGGAGGATGATCTTGCATTTGAGCAGCGCCGAACTTTACCTGACAACACGGCCGAACCCGTTTCCCCTTCGAGCAGTCCCGAGGTGCCAAAGTCGGCATCCACGGCACTAAACCGATTCATGGTCTCCAGATTCTCCATCACGCACGTGTCGGACACGACTGAAGCAACAA GGAATGCCGAAGATTGTCCGAAAGACTGA
- the aatka gene encoding serine/threonine-protein kinase LMTK1 isoform X2, protein MRIRRVQLLKSSDLGRHSLLYLKEIGHGWFGKVLLGEVSVGLSTTQVVVKELKASASVQDQMQFLEEIQPYRSLQHPALLQCLAQCSEVTPYLLVMEFCPLGDLKSYLCSCRLSDSETPEPLILQRMACDVASGLLHLHKNNFIHSDLALRNCLLTSEMSVKIGDYGLSHSLFKEDYYFTQDQIWVPLRWIAPELIDEVHGNLLVVDQTKASNIWSLGVTVWELLELGEQPYRQYTDRQVLTYAVREQQLKLPKPQLQFPIAERWYEVMQFCWLQPELRPSSEEVHLLLTYLCAKGSSEADEDFEERWNALRPNLLGSPCHTAAPAPLVLTPPLAEAHGLGRTQAGEPASSASSSFPLLERFSDSFHSDAGDDLLTVTETSHGLNFEYKWEQARAEQPYCSLSTSGPLGQVNPHYQDMYYSSNASTSGGCRTETSPSYYEPEHPGVVPVLSAHSPSVSSDYYIRIEDTECHINSDDNVVDLSPVLKAGNSGLSPESQTSSPLAQLNAYWSSVDSAKSTVYDSDSSPTLQLTMEPLLSPVMLNQSNANTLSFQADTDYCESVRLASLSDPEHSNVGHPVASSENKPSLKQATSSPSLGLCDPYLEAEGGSGMLHESCRTTTGSLRKTLPIVNHMSIDVETGAGLLVGCQRRGDCDDAAFSEEEVTNWTSNHSANNNIPNFGNNNRDRMENYLELQYNVHCKMTEVWSLTKDTTKTFCSSRTNKEEGEQQESACNAASKLKELGSYIHLSHQDSAGENNLANFQSPNCLASESGRENDKKLLLKGERLHSKPKIIPTGVSALRDIRLTYPHLDGSRKLTSGFGIRDSSATLVELGDYSEEDDDFTDITSSIFTDFNLDYADVQDGELSPLKNPEGTRDSVDTINISSSVASTCDQAFSPDSFNTPAQPKSLDSGYGTENNGSPEFMFKELVGPRTAATGLVLQVGVRQNLTCASEVRLKDTTDKNPFRDSAYFSDYDTENDKSPWEEGGKFFASPSKHEMYAGKLSSSRDPITREFISVDLNQRQSCFLTRPSETNSSHPLFTPGLSMLSPFPVQMGGCLTKEAAPDCDDLELESEHQEEPCSELSSSADSELSSAVQEASTNYQDGSNRSEDCCHVQILCTDSTVSDYKDDEPKENENTDQSTEEEELPECNHVEALPDRGDTVGINEEDFEDIDAEECDSQDSSYEASNGAADMASASSLLELCGEAVRAPLEEAEDEDDSDDSESDEDLLTYSIPEEDSEGSDEDLTAVPVVVSDGSRARHLRSLLKMPTLLTQSFCEELERKKKAVSFFDDVTVFLFDQESPTGELVDYSFSTEEGSSGKGTLDETTSNPDENTSDVDETPSKPDVLTSENPCKLEACETECNAEETDGDSAEQGFDWEDDLAFEQRRTLPDNTAEPVSPSSSPEVPKSASTALNRFMVSRFSITHVSDTTEATRNAEDCPKD, encoded by the exons ATGAGGATCCGGCGAG tccaGCTTCTGAAATCATCAGACCTCGGCCGCCATAGTTTACTCTATCTCAAGGAGATTGGCCACGGCTGGTTTGGCAAG GTGCTGCTGGGTGAAGTCAGCGTGGGTCTCAGCACCACCCAGGTGGTGGTGAAGGAGCTGAAGGCCAGCGCAAGTGTCCAGGACCAGATGCAGTTCCTGGAAGAGATCCAGCCATATCG GAGCTTGCAGCACCCCGCCCTCTTGCAATGCTTGGCCCAGTGCTCGGAGGTCACTCCTTATCTGCTGGTCATGGAGTTTTGCCCTCTG GGTGACCTGAAAAGCTATCTCTGCAGTTGCCGACTGTCAGACTCCGAAACCCCCGAGCCGCTCATCCTCCAGCGAATGGCGTGCGACGTCGCTTCAGGACTTTTACACCTCCACAAGAATAACTTCATACACAG TGACCTAGCCCTGCGGAACTGCCTGCTCACATCAGAAATGTCAGTGAAAATCGGCGACTATGGCCTTTCTCACAGTCTGTTTAAG GAGGACTATTATTTCACACAAGACCAGATATGGGTGCCCCTACGCTGGATCGCACCCGAGCTCATAGACGAAGTCCATGGGAACCTGCTGGTTGTTGACCAGACCAAAGCAAGTAACATATG GTCGTTGGGCGTGACTGTGTGGGAGCTGCTTGAGCTCGGAGAGCAGCCATACAGACAGTACACAGACAGACAGGTGCTGACGTACGCCGTGCGAGAACAGCAGCTCAAACTTCCAAAACCACAGCTCCAGTTCCCCATCGCCGAGCGCTG GTATGAGGTAATGCAGTTTTGCTGGTTGCAGCCAGAGCTGAGACCGAGCAGCGAGGAAGTTCACCTCCTGCTCACATACTTGTGTGCCAAAGGCTCCAGCGAAGCCGATGAGGATTTCGAAGAACGCTGGAATGCCTTGAGACCGAATTTGCTCGGCAGCCCCTGCCACACAGCTGCGCCCGCACCCCTTGTCCTCACCCCACCACTGGCCGAGGCCCACGGCCTGGGCCGCACCCAGGCAGGTGAGCCGGCCTCGTCTGCCTCGTCCTCCTTCCCCCTGCTGGAGCGCTTCTCCGACAGCTTTCACTCAGACGCGGGGGACGACTTGCTGACCGTCACGGAGACAAGCCACGGTCTCAACTTTGAGTACAAGTGGGAGCAAGCCCGAGCTGAGCAGCCCTACTGCTCGTTGTCCACCAGCGGCCCTCTTGGCCAAGTGAACCCACACTACCAAGATATGTACTATTCAAGCAATGCAAGCACCTCAGGTGGCTGTAGGACTGAGACATCCCCATCCTATTATGAACCTGAGCATCCAGGAGTAGTCCCTGTGTTGAGCGCCCACAGCCCTTCTGTCAGCAGCGACTATTATATCCGCATAGAAGACACAGAGTGTCACATTAACTCGGACGACAATGTCGTAGACTTAAGTCCTGTGCTGAAGGCTGGCAATTCTGGGTTGTCTCCTGAAAGTCAGACTAGTTCACCTTTAGCACAACTGAATGCTTACTGGTCATCTGTAGACAGCGCCAAATCAACAGTCTATGATTCCGATTCAAGCCCAACTTTGCAGCTAACCATGGAGCCGCTGCTTAGCCCTGTGATGTTAAACCAGTCCAATGCTAACACCTTATCCTTTCAAGCAGACACTGACTACTGTGAATCCGTACGCCTTGCCAGTCTGTCTGACCCAGAGCACTCCAACGTTGGTCATCCGGTGGCATCGTCAGAAAATAAGCCTAGTCTGAAACAAGCGACCAGCAGCCCAAGCTTAGGGTTGTGTGACCCCTACCTTGAAGCCGAAGGCGGCAGCGGCATGCTTCATGAAAGCTGCCGTACCACAACGGGATCCCTTCGGAAGACACTACCCATCGTAAACCACATGAGTATAGATGTTGAAACGGGTGCCGGCCTGCTGGTAGGCTGTCAGAGGCGTGGGGATTGCGACGATGCCGCTTTCTCTGAGGAAGAAGTCACAAACTGGACCTCAAACCATTCTGCCAACAATAATATCCCAAACTTTGGCAACAACAATAGAGACAGGATGGAGAATTATCTTGAGCTTCAGTATAATGTGCACTGTAAAATGACAGAAGTGTGGTCTTTGACCAAAGACACAACCAAAACCTTCTGCAGTTCCAGGACTAATAAAGAGGAGGGAGAACAACAGGAATCTGCTTGCAATGCTGCCAGCAAACTAAAAGAACTTGGGTCATACATTCACTTGAGTCACCAAGACAGTGCAGGGGAAAACAACTTGGCCAATTTCCAAAGTCCTAATTGTCTTGCAAGTGAGAGTGGCCGAGAAAATGACAAGAAACTGTTACTGAAAGGAGAGAGACTGCATTCTAAGCCCAAGATAATACCAACAGGTGTCTCTGCTCTCAGAGACATAAGGCTAACTTATCCACACTTGGATGGTAGCAGAAAGTTGACAAGTGGATTTGGGATTAGAGACTCCAGTGCTACCCTGGTGGAGCTCGGAGACTACAGTGAGGAAGATGACGACTTTACAGATATCACGTCAAGCATCTTTACAGACTTCAACCTCGACTACGCGGACGTGCAGGACGGAGAGCTAAGTCCGCTGAAGAACCCAGAGGGAACTCGCGACTCTGTAGATACCATTAACATTTCATCATCCGTGGCAAGCACCTGTGACCAAGCCTTCAGCCCAGACTCCTTCAATACTCCTGCCCAGCCCAAATCCCTGGATAGTGGCTACGGCACAGAAAACAATGGATCTCCAGAGTTTATGTTTAAAGAGCTTGTAGGCCCCCGAACAGCTGCAACTGGACTTGTTCTGCAAGTGGGTGTGCGTCAAAATCTCACTTGCGCCTCAGAGGTCCGCTTAAAGGACACGACTGATAAAAACCCATTCCGGGACTCTGCTTATTTCTCTGACTACGATACTGAAAACGACAAAAGCCCTTGGGAGGAAGGCGGTAAATTCTTTGCAAGTCCAAGTAAACATGAGATGTATGCCGGAAAACTGAGCTCTTCCAGagatccaatcacaagagagTTTATTAGCGTGGACTTAAATCAAAGACAAAGTTGCTTCTTGACAAGACCGTCAGAGACAAACTCTTCCCATCCTCTTTTCACACCTGGGCTGTCCATGTTGTCACCATTTCCTGTTCAGATGGGTGGATGCCTGACCAAAGAGGCAGCCCCTGACTGTGACGACCTGGAGTTGGAGTCAGAGCACCAAGAGGAGCCGTGCTCAGAGCTTAGCTCATCTGCTGACTCTGAACTCTCCTCCGCCGTCCAGGAGGCCTCAACAAACTACCAGGACGGAAGCAACAGATCTGAAGACTGTTGCCACGTACAGATTTTGTGCACAGACTCCACTGTGTCTGATTACAAAGATGATGAACCCAAAGAGAACGAAAACACAGATCAATCCACAGAGGAGGAAGAGCTCCCAGAATGCAATCACGTGGAAGCACTGCCGGACAGAGGGGACACAGTCGGGATAAACGAGGAAGACTTTGAGGACATTGACGCCGAGGAATGCGACTCACAGGACAGCTCGTACGAAGCGTCCAACGGCGCCGCTGACATGGCGTCCGCCTCGTCGCTGTTGGAGCTGTGCGGAGAAGCTGTAAGAGCCCCACTGGAGGAGGCAGAGGACGAGGACGACTCCGACGACAGCGAGTCAGACGAAGACTTGCTGACGTACAGCATTCCGGAGGAAGACAGCGAGGGGAGCGATGAGGATTTGACCGCAGTGCCGGTGGTGGTAAGCGACGGTAGCAGGGCGAGGCATCTCCGCAGCCTCCTAAAGATGCCAACGCTCCTCACTCAGTCATTCTGCGAGGAGCtagagaggaagaaaaaggcGGTGTCCTTCTTTGATGACGTCAcagttttcctctttgaccAG GAGAGCCCAACTGGAGAACTGGTCGACTACAGCTTCTCCACTGAAGAGGGGTCCAGCGGGAAGGGGACACTGGACGAAACCACCTCCAACCCAGATGAAAACACCTCCGACGTGGATGAAACACCTTCCAAGCCGGATGTGTTGACATCTGAAAACCCCTGCAAACTTGAAGCCTGTGAGACAGAGTGCAATGCTGAGGAAACAGACGGTGACAGTGCGGAGCAAG GTTTTGACTGGGAGGATGATCTTGCATTTGAGCAGCGCCGAACTTTACCTGACAACACGGCCGAACCCGTTTCCCCTTCGAGCAGTCCCGAGGTGCCAAAGTCGGCATCCACGGCACTAAACCGATTCATGGTCTCCAGATTCTCCATCACGCACGTGTCGGACACGACTGAAGCAACAA GGAATGCCGAAGATTGTCCGAAAGACTGA